A genomic window from Ruminiclostridium cellulolyticum H10 includes:
- a CDS encoding VRR-NUC domain-containing protein, with protein MRESKIEKTLKKSVEAKGGKCLKFVSPGMSGVPDRICLYPGGKIIFVETKAPNKKPRPLQEKRHNELRSLGFEVRVIDSEAEANEI; from the coding sequence ATGAGGGAATCAAAAATCGAGAAAACATTAAAGAAATCGGTTGAGGCTAAAGGTGGTAAATGCTTAAAATTTGTATCTCCCGGTATGTCTGGGGTGCCGGACCGTATTTGTCTATATCCCGGTGGTAAGATAATTTTTGTTGAAACAAAAGCACCGAACAAGAAGCCAAGACCACTACAGGAGAAAAGACACAACGAGCTTAGATCGTTAGGATTTGAAGTAAGGGTAATAGATTCGGAGGCTGAGGCAAATGAAATTTAA
- a CDS encoding nucleoside 2-deoxyribosyltransferase: MKFYIASRLENSYMVRSLSKVLKAYGLEHTYDWTKHGSVKTEEQTRIIQVAELELQGVKDADVVIVLLPGGRGTHAELGIANALRKKVFLWAETDELFLQDDRTCAFYWNINVERVVGDKFKLIERIFRYEEEQRIGH, from the coding sequence TTGAAATTTTACATAGCAAGCAGACTTGAAAATTCATATATGGTTAGGTCACTGTCAAAAGTACTAAAAGCCTATGGGTTAGAACATACGTATGACTGGACAAAGCATGGAAGTGTAAAGACTGAGGAACAAACAAGAATAATACAGGTGGCAGAACTTGAGCTGCAAGGCGTAAAGGATGCGGATGTTGTAATTGTACTACTCCCTGGGGGCAGAGGAACGCATGCGGAACTGGGTATAGCAAATGCTCTTAGAAAGAAAGTATTCCTTTGGGCTGAAACTGACGAATTATTCTTGCAGGATGACAGGACCTGTGCCTTTTACTGGAATATCAATGTAGAAAGGGTAGTCGGGGATAAGTTCAAATTAATAGAGCGAATATTCCGTTATGAGGAAGAACAAAGGATAGGTCACTAA
- a CDS encoding DEAD/DEAH box helicase, translating to MKFKPHKYQEYAIERIMDTPAVGLFLEMGLGKTVITLTALDELLYDRFEASRILIVAPLRVAEDTWSRESQKWDHLKHLTISKILGSRSQREKALKADADLYIINRENVPWLVSMTGSDWPFDTVVIDELSSFKSPSSQRFRALRRNRPLINRIIGLTGTPTPNGLLDLWSQIYLLDQGQRLGKTITGYRERYFTAGARSGYVVYDWKQKKEAEEVVFNKISDICVSMKSEDWLELPERIDRVVPVKLDESAKAKYRKLERDLLLPLVDGDIVANTAAVLSNKLLQFANGAVYNENQEIQKIHNAKLDALEDILEAANGHPVLLFYSYKHDLSRIQERFTQTRTLRKGPEGSKDIADWNSGKIQLLAVHPGSAGHGLNLQDGGSIIVWFGLTWSLELYQQANARLHRQGQKQSVIIHHLVADGTIDEDVMRALEDKATGQDALMEAVKARIERVRDE from the coding sequence ATGAAATTTAAGCCACATAAATACCAGGAATATGCGATTGAAAGAATTATGGACACCCCAGCGGTGGGACTGTTTTTGGAGATGGGATTAGGTAAGACCGTAATAACCCTTACTGCATTGGACGAGCTGCTTTATGATAGATTCGAGGCGTCAAGAATTCTCATAGTAGCCCCTTTAAGAGTCGCAGAAGATACCTGGAGCCGTGAAAGTCAAAAGTGGGATCACCTAAAGCATTTGACAATATCTAAGATTCTAGGAAGTAGGAGCCAGAGAGAAAAAGCATTAAAAGCAGATGCAGACCTGTATATAATCAACCGTGAAAATGTACCTTGGCTGGTAAGTATGACAGGCAGTGATTGGCCATTTGATACGGTGGTGATAGATGAACTCTCAAGTTTTAAATCCCCATCATCACAAAGGTTTAGGGCACTGAGAAGAAACAGACCGTTGATAAACAGAATCATCGGATTAACAGGAACTCCGACACCCAACGGACTATTAGACCTTTGGTCACAGATCTACTTGTTGGATCAGGGCCAGAGATTAGGGAAAACTATAACTGGGTATCGGGAAAGATATTTTACAGCAGGAGCCAGAAGTGGTTATGTGGTGTACGACTGGAAGCAAAAGAAAGAAGCCGAGGAAGTTGTATTTAACAAAATATCTGACATTTGTGTGAGTATGAAGTCCGAAGACTGGCTGGAATTACCTGAAAGGATTGACAGAGTGGTACCTGTTAAACTGGATGAATCTGCAAAAGCAAAATATCGAAAGCTGGAGAGAGATTTACTTTTGCCTTTAGTGGATGGGGATATAGTAGCAAATACAGCAGCAGTGCTATCAAACAAATTATTGCAGTTTGCAAACGGTGCAGTATATAACGAGAATCAAGAGATACAGAAAATCCATAATGCTAAGCTCGACGCCTTGGAAGATATTCTCGAAGCAGCAAACGGGCACCCAGTCTTATTATTCTATTCTTACAAGCATGACCTGAGTAGAATCCAAGAAAGATTTACACAGACAAGAACCTTAAGAAAAGGTCCAGAAGGTAGTAAAGATATAGCCGACTGGAATTCAGGGAAGATACAGTTACTTGCGGTACACCCGGGGAGTGCAGGGCATGGCTTAAATTTACAGGATGGCGGTAGTATTATCGTTTGGTTTGGGCTTACATGGAGCCTAGAGTTATACCAACAAGCTAATGCACGTTTACATAGACAGGGGCAAAAGCAGAGTGTAATTATCCATCATTTAGTAGCAGATGGGACAATCGATGAGGATGTTATGCGAGCTTTGGAGGATAAAGCAACAGGGCAGGACGCATTGATGGAGGCAGTTAAAGCCAGAATCGAGAGAGTGAGGGATGAATAA
- a CDS encoding virulence-associated E family protein has translation MLEISFGKNRSDTNWKPDYMEWEEFVEILRKVRRTNETMAEYDRMTKNDKDKIKNGRAFVGGLVKGGRRKKENIENRWLITLDADNADDDFLFCVDLILGGTAYAVYSTHSCRPNKLKYRLVCPVNRALSPDEHAAVSRKLADKIGMTYFDKTTFDVHRLMYLPSCSKDATPILEISEGEPVNVEDILNEYLDWRDPEEWPKHPDSEKNISATLQKLGDPVEKPGVIGVFCQVYGMQEGIETFLSEVYSPTNDENRWTYTGGTSFGGMRIYDNAWAYSEHQSDPTNDGHCHNIFDMVRIHKFGYLDADVKEHTPGTKLPSHQAMLEFAANDPEVKRIRLQQDFDEDMEEPISINDEPPQNWESKIKVNAKTGMPFPTAKNAEIILRNGPFYKTLAYDAFGNAEVIRGPLPWRQRERPHQEYEPWLGADDKRMLHYFGKKYEFKATATIQNAFTEVVHKNTFHPIKEYLGSCQWDGVNRLEEIFITYLGAEDSRYVRTVTRKMLIAAVKRLYEPGCKFDYMLVLVGPQGAGKSSLLAKLGRKWFSDSLRNFENKEAGEHLQGAWIFELGELSAMKKSELEEVKAFLSKTEDRYRVAYDRQVSEFPRKCIFFGTTNNHNFLQDPTGNRRFWPVDVDPDKRKLDHWDYLKDEEIGQIWAEALTLYKAGESLELDKKTAREAERMQGIHTETDPREGLIQRYLETKLPADWDEKDVWERRNYLEEPTGDIPRTRVCAAEIWAEALRLDPAKFGAWEARPIYDILRKLPDWKERKGRLTFKLYGKQTTYEKIGQ, from the coding sequence ATGCTAGAGATTTCATTCGGAAAAAACAGATCTGATACTAATTGGAAGCCTGATTATATGGAATGGGAAGAGTTTGTTGAGATACTTCGGAAGGTACGCAGGACAAACGAAACCATGGCCGAGTATGACCGTATGACAAAAAACGATAAGGACAAGATAAAAAATGGTAGAGCCTTTGTCGGCGGTCTTGTAAAGGGTGGAAGACGTAAAAAAGAAAATATTGAAAACCGCTGGTTGATTACTCTGGATGCTGACAACGCCGATGATGATTTCCTTTTCTGTGTTGACCTTATTCTTGGAGGCACAGCATACGCGGTCTACTCAACACACAGCTGTCGACCCAATAAATTAAAATACCGCTTAGTATGTCCCGTTAACCGTGCATTATCACCTGATGAACACGCAGCTGTCAGTCGTAAACTGGCTGACAAAATAGGTATGACTTACTTTGATAAAACTACCTTTGATGTACACCGTTTGATGTATCTCCCAAGTTGCTCAAAGGATGCAACTCCTATTCTTGAGATATCAGAGGGTGAGCCGGTTAACGTCGAGGACATACTAAATGAATACCTAGATTGGCGAGATCCGGAAGAATGGCCGAAACACCCTGACAGTGAAAAAAATATATCCGCCACACTCCAAAAGCTTGGTGATCCAGTAGAGAAACCGGGAGTTATAGGAGTATTCTGTCAAGTTTATGGTATGCAGGAGGGGATTGAGACTTTCCTGTCTGAGGTATATTCTCCTACAAATGATGAAAACCGCTGGACCTATACGGGGGGTACATCGTTTGGAGGAATGAGAATCTATGATAATGCATGGGCTTATAGTGAACACCAGAGCGACCCTACTAATGATGGCCACTGTCATAATATATTTGATATGGTGCGAATCCATAAATTCGGCTACCTTGATGCTGATGTAAAAGAACATACACCGGGAACTAAGCTTCCAAGCCATCAGGCCATGCTTGAATTTGCGGCTAATGACCCTGAGGTTAAGCGAATACGATTACAGCAGGACTTTGACGAAGATATGGAAGAGCCCATATCAATTAATGATGAGCCTCCCCAAAATTGGGAGAGTAAGATTAAAGTAAACGCAAAGACAGGGATGCCATTTCCTACGGCTAAAAATGCTGAAATAATCCTAAGAAACGGACCTTTTTATAAAACTCTGGCTTATGATGCTTTTGGTAACGCAGAGGTTATTCGTGGACCTCTGCCATGGCGGCAACGGGAAAGGCCACACCAGGAGTATGAACCATGGCTTGGTGCTGATGACAAAAGGATGCTTCATTATTTCGGAAAGAAATATGAGTTCAAGGCTACAGCAACAATTCAGAACGCTTTTACAGAAGTGGTTCATAAGAACACATTTCATCCAATTAAAGAGTATCTGGGATCATGCCAATGGGACGGGGTTAACCGACTTGAAGAGATATTTATAACATACCTTGGAGCCGAAGATAGCCGTTATGTACGTACTGTAACGAGAAAGATGCTTATTGCCGCTGTTAAGAGGCTATATGAGCCAGGCTGTAAGTTCGACTATATGCTTGTACTTGTAGGGCCTCAGGGAGCCGGTAAAAGTAGTTTATTGGCAAAGCTTGGCCGTAAGTGGTTTAGTGATTCTTTGAGGAATTTTGAGAATAAGGAAGCTGGGGAACACCTACAGGGTGCATGGATATTTGAACTTGGAGAGCTTTCTGCAATGAAAAAGAGTGAGCTTGAAGAAGTAAAAGCCTTTTTGTCAAAGACGGAAGATAGATATCGTGTAGCCTATGACAGACAGGTGTCAGAGTTCCCACGTAAATGTATATTCTTTGGAACAACTAATAATCATAATTTTCTTCAAGACCCTACAGGAAACAGGCGTTTTTGGCCTGTAGACGTTGACCCTGATAAGAGGAAGTTAGACCATTGGGACTACTTGAAAGATGAAGAAATAGGGCAAATATGGGCCGAAGCTTTGACCCTATACAAGGCGGGGGAATCATTAGAGCTTGATAAGAAAACAGCCAGGGAAGCTGAGAGGATGCAGGGCATACATACTGAAACAGATCCAAGAGAAGGGCTTATACAGAGGTATCTTGAAACAAAGCTTCCGGCGGATTGGGATGAAAAAGACGTATGGGAAAGAAGGAACTACCTTGAAGAGCCTACAGGTGATATCCCAAGAACACGCGTGTGTGCTGCCGAGATATGGGCCGAAGCATTGAGACTTGACCCTGCAAAGTTTGGAGCGTGGGAGGCACGACCTATATATGATATCCTTCGGAAACTTCCTGACTGGAAAGAGAGAAAAGGAAGACTAACTTTTAAGCTTTATGGTAAACAAACAACTTATGAAAAAATAGGACAGTAA